Within the Candidatus Rokuibacteriota bacterium genome, the region CCCTACTCTAGGGGGAGGGCTCGGAGGTGTCAAGCGGGTGGTCCCGCATCCGCCTGATGTAGGCGAGGGCCGCTTCTCGCGTCGTCACGGCGCCGACCGCCTGTGCCTCGCGGAGGAGACGAAGCAGCCTCCCGATCTCAGGACCCGGCGGCAGGTCCAGGGCCTCCATCGCGTCGCGGCCGTCCAAAAGCGGAGGCGCCGACAGCGCGGCGACCTCCTCCGCATGCCCGGCCATCAGCTCGCGCACGATGCGGCCCTCCGGGCCTCCCCAAACGGCCAGCGGCGAGTCGCCCCGCAGCGCCGCCGCATCGGCCAGGGCGAGGAGCAGGAGGTCACGGGCGTCGTCTCCGAGGTCACGGAAGAAGCGGAAGCGCGCGCGCCGGGTGACGAAGCCCGACTGGGCCAGGTGCATGGGGCGCAGGTGGTGGCGGACGAGGCGCTCGATCACCGCTGACATCCGCCCCGACAGGCGGAGCCGCTCCGCAATTGCGACAACGCGCTCGGCGCCGAGCGCATCGTGGCCGAGGAAGCGCGTGCGCCCGTCCTCGACGCGCCGGGTCTCCGGCTTGGAGACATCGTGGAGCAGCGCTGCCAGCTTGAGTGCTTCTCGCCGCGTGGCGCCGTCACCGAGCGGCTCGCCAAGGTGCCCGGCGAGCGCCTCGCCCCAGGGCTCGAGCTCGCTGACGTGGGAGACGACGACATCCGCTGCCTCGACGGCTCGCAGGCTGTGCTCCCAGACGTCGAAGCGATGAGGCTCTGGCTGCGTCGTCCCCTTCATCGCTTCGCCTTCGGGCAGGAGAACCTCGAGCGCGCCCCAGCCGTCGAGAAGGCGAAGCCCAGCGGCCGAGGCCGGGCCCGCGAGAATGGCGAGAATCTCGTCCCTGACCCGTTCGGCGGATGCCTGAGAGAGACCGGGCGCGGCACGGGGCGCGGCGCCCTCGAGAGCCGGATCGAGCCTCCAGCCTGGTTGTGAGCCGAGCCGGGCGGCCCGAAGCACCCGGACCGCATCGCCTTCGAGCGAGCGCGGCGCGCAGAGTCTCACCGTGCGCGCCTGCAGATCGGCACGGCCGCCGGTCGGGTCCTCCACGTCGGCCTCGCCCGCCGCCACGAGCGGCCGGACGGCAATGGCCAGCGCGTTGACGGTGAAGTCGCGCCCGCGGAGGTCGCCGATGAGGTCCGGCGCCCGGAAATCCGCGATGTCGATCTGCGGACCCTGCCAGGCATGCTCCGGTCCACCCACGATACGGCCCGCCCCGCGCGCTTCGTCCAGCACGTGAAAGGCCGCCCCCAGCAGGTCGGCCAGCTCGCGCGCGAGGGCGACCGCTCCAGACGGCACAGCGATGTCCAGGTCGCCCGGTCCGCCGCCTGCCAGCGCGTCGCGCACGGCGCCGCCGACCACCCAGGCCTGCCGCTCGGGGCCCAGCAGCCGAGCCAAGGCCCCGAGCGCCGCCCGGGCGCCGGTACCGAAGGCGTCAAGCCTCACTCGCGGGGAGACGGTCACGCCAGCCCCAGGAGCGCAGCCGCGTTGTCGTGGAAGAGCTTGCGGAAGACGGGCAGCGGCAGATCGCGCAGCCACAAGGCCTCCCGCTCCTCCTCGTACGGGTACGGCAGGTTCGGAAAGTCGCTGCCGAAGACGATCCTGTCCTGCCAGCGGAGCAGGTCGTCGTTGGTGACGGAGATGCGGTTCAGGCGGGTGTCGATCCTCCGGTGCTCGTGGCGCACCGGCGCGAAGGCCATGGTCGTGTCGAGGTAGAGGTTGGGACAGCGCTCCATGAGCTGCATGAACTGCCGCGTCTCGAAGGAGCCCATGTGGGCCACCACCACCTTGAGCCGCGGGAACATGTCCATGACGCGGGCGAAGCGCGGGAACCCGTCGAAGGCGTTGGGCCAGGGCGCCGAGCCGACGTG harbors:
- a CDS encoding HD domain-containing protein → MTVSPRVRLDAFGTGARAALGALARLLGPERQAWVVGGAVRDALAGGGPGDLDIAVPSGAVALARELADLLGAAFHVLDEARGAGRIVGGPEHAWQGPQIDIADFRAPDLIGDLRGRDFTVNALAIAVRPLVAAGEADVEDPTGGRADLQARTVRLCAPRSLEGDAVRVLRAARLGSQPGWRLDPALEGAAPRAAPGLSQASAERVRDEILAILAGPASAAGLRLLDGWGALEVLLPEGEAMKGTTQPEPHRFDVWEHSLRAVEAADVVVSHVSELEPWGEALAGHLGEPLGDGATRREALKLAALLHDVSKPETRRVEDGRTRFLGHDALGAERVVAIAERLRLSGRMSAVIERLVRHHLRPMHLAQSGFVTRRARFRFFRDLGDDARDLLLLALADAAALRGDSPLAVWGGPEGRIVRELMAGHAEEVAALSAPPLLDGRDAMEALDLPPGPEIGRLLRLLREAQAVGAVTTREAALAYIRRMRDHPLDTSEPSP